One window from the genome of Podospora pseudocomata strain CBS 415.72m chromosome 6, whole genome shotgun sequence encodes:
- a CDS encoding hypothetical protein (EggNog:ENOG503PSPR): MAQPVRISQSFANVATNALPTYPNPHGNANATISGDSTRDTDPPYFAIASQNNWNNLGTNFLGNHPASTTPNHQLNVETVSLREDAVHHGSEGDVVRSAAMYLLHPINQALSTHPNIAITCQSEASTNRIRSDITYYRHPNTANPNFKAFAVVEFKKRGVITAAEFAATIRSQTVPTQQVVDNTVAAAMALPHGKQTYFDGDSFVLIKQAASYAVAHRTPYVALFNWDFLVLVHFTQMTPTMDYVGDYCQLQVIPAAQSSAMRGALLGFLAHAYDNAPAV, from the coding sequence ATGGCCCAACCAGTCCGTATCTCCCAATCTTTCGCCAACGTCGCGACAAACGCTCTCCCCACCTACCCCAACCCTCATGGAAATGCCAACGCCACCATCTCCGGTGACTCAACCCGCGACACAGACCCCCCCTATTTTGCGATTGCCTCCCAGAACAACTGGAACAACCTGGGCACCAACTTCTTAGGCAACcaccccgcctccaccacccccaaccatcaGCTCAACGTCGAGACCGTCTCCCTCCGCGAAGACGCCGTCCATCACGGCAGCGAAGGCGACGTCGTCCGCTCGGCCGCAATgtacctcctccaccccattAACCAAGCCCTCAGCACCCACCccaacatcgccatcacctGCCAGTCCGAAGCCTCCACCAACCGCATCCGCAGCGACATCACCTACTATCGCCACCCCAACACGGCCAACCCAAACTTCAAGGCCTTTGCCGTCGTCGAGTTCAAGAAGCGCGGCGTGATCACGGCGGCCGAGTTCGCCGCCACGATCAGGTCCCAAACCGTCCCCACGCAACAGGTGGTTGACAACACGGTGGcagccgccatggccctgCCCCACGGCAAGCAGACGTACTTTGACGGGGACTCGTTTGTGCTGATCAAGCAGGCGGCTTCGTACGCGGTGGCGCACAGGACGCCGTATGTGGCGCTGTTTAATTGGGACTTTCTGGTGCTGGTGCACTTCACGCAGATGACGCCGACGATGGACTATGTGGGGGATTACTGCCAGCTGCAGGTGATTCCGGCTGCGCAGTCGTCGGCGATGAGGGGGGCGTTGTTGGGATTTTTGGCACATGCTTACGATAATGCTCCGGCTGTGTAG
- the vps35 gene encoding retromer complex subunit Vps35 (COG:U; EggNog:ENOG503NVAF; BUSCO:EOG09260T28), with protein MSTPAPPEDQARLLEDALIAVRQQTAMMRKCLDTPGKLMDALKCCSTLVSELRTSSLGPKQYYELYMSVFDALRYLSVHLRENHPVNHLADLYELVQYAGNIIPRLYLMMTVGTAYMSVEGAPVKELMKDMMDMSRGVQHPIRGLFLRYYLMGQARDYLPTGDSDGPEGNLQDSINFVLTNFVEMNKLWVRLQHQGHSRERDQRTQERKELQLLVGSNIVRLSQLVDLPAYKNGILAPLLEQVVQCRDVLAQEYLLEVITQVFPDEFHLYTLDQFLGAVSRLNPHVDVKAIVIGLMDRLSSYAERESQDETEEDRGKMEEDALTELLEKVKLGKLNAESPSTEPPTDTAEVPRNGDQNPDDASSTAETLNKDDNQPAPSVADTEATAVDNAEAEPAKKRRGIPENVRLYEIFFGQVKNLVQAQHLPIQDTIALCVSLTNLALNIYPERLDYVDQIFDYANSKVKEHANSPDLHSQPAQQSLLALLQSPLRRYVSLFTALSLPTYVPLFQSQTYPTRRAVAGEVARHLLKNHNFISTPAQLENVLEILKVLIKEGSQAPAGYPGVVQPRARALETDETMEEQGWLARLIHLIHSEDNDTQFRLLQMTRKAYAEGNERIRTTTPPLITAGLKLARRFKKREHYDDNWSSQSSALFKFLHSAVSTLYTRVNGSGAAELSLRLFCSCGQVADQTGFEEVAYEFFAQAFTVYEEAVSDSKAQFQAVCVIASALHRTRNFGKENYDTLITKCAQHASKLLRKPDQCRAVYLASHLWWATPGAGEEEEEGGGDLYRDGKRVLECLQRALRVADSCMETATSIELFVEILDRYVYYFDQKNESVTTKYLNGLIELIHSNLAGNQQDSASVDASKKHFLQTLEIIRSKEYEGVVLTPK; from the exons ATGTCTACCCCCGCGCCGCCTGAGGACCAGGCCCGCCTGCTTGAGGATGCATTAATTGCCGTGCGCCAGCAAACAGCCATGATGCGCAAATGCCTGGATACTCCCGGGAAGCTTATGGATGCCCTCAAGTGCTG CTCGACTCTCGTCTCCGAGCTCCGGACAAGCAGCCTCGGCCCGAAGCAATACTACGAATTATACATGTCAGTTTTCGATGCCCTCCGATATCTGTCTGTCCACCTGCGCGAAAATCATCCCGTCAACCACCTTGCCGATCTCTACGAACTTGTGCAATATGCCGGCAACATCATCCCACGCCTATACCTGATGATGACGGTCGGGACGGCCTACATGTCGGTGGAGGGTGCCCCTGTCAAGGAGCTCATGAAGGATATGATGGACATGAGCCGTGGCGTTCAGCACCCCATACGTGGACTGTTTCTGCGCTATTACCTCATGGGCCAAGCCAGAGACTATCTGCCCACCGGCGACTCCGACGGGCCCGAAGGAAACCTCCAGGACTCGATCAACTTTGTCCTCACCAACTTCGTCGAGATGAACAAACTGTGGGTGCGTCTCCAGCACCAAGGACATTCAAGAGAGCGGGACCAGCGGACCCAAGAACGCAAGGAGCTTCAGCTGTTAGTGGGGAGCAACATCGTGCGACTAAGCCAGCTCGTCGACCTTCCGGCCTACAAGAATGGCATCCTCGCGCCCCTGCTCGAGCAGGTTGTCCAATGTCGAGACGTCTTGGCCCAAGAATATCTTCTCGAGGTTATTACCCAGGTTTTCCCAGACGAGTTCCACCTCTACACATTGGACCAGTTTCTTGGCGCCGTCTCGAGGCTCAATCCCCACGTCGACGTCAAGGCTATTGTGATAGGCCTGATGGACAGGCTGTCAAGTTATGCAGAACGCGAGTCACAGGACGAGACAGAGGAAGACAGGggcaagatggaggaggacgcTTTGACAGAGTTGCTCGAGAAGGTGAAGCTGGGCAAACTGAACGCAGAGTCGCCAAGTACGGAGCCACCAACTGATACAGCCGAAGTCCCACGAAACGGGGACCAGAATCCGGATGATGCTTCTTCGACAGCGGAAACACTAAATAAAGACGATAACCAGCCAGCCCCTTCAGTCGCTGATACCGAAGCGACCGCAGTGGACAACGCCGAGGCTGAGCCAGCCAAGAAGCGGCGAGGCATTCCGGAAAACGTCCGGCTGTACGAGATATTCTTCGGCCAAGTCAAGAATCTTGTGCAAGCACAACATCTCCCCATTCAAGATACAATTGCACTTTGTGTCTCTTTGACAAATCTCGCCCTCAACATTTACCCCGAGCGGTTGGACTATGTCGATCAAATCTTCGACTACGCCAACAGCAAGGTGAAGGAGCACGCCAACAGCCCAGATCTTCATTCGCAACCAGCGCAGCAAAGTCTTTTGGCGCTTCTCCAGAGCCCGCTCCGGAGATATGTGTCCCTTTTTACTGcgctctccctcccaacatATGTTCCTCTCTTCCAATCACAGACCTACCCGACTCGGAGGGCGGTAGCCGGCGAGGTAGCCAGGCACCTCCTCAAGAACCACAATTTCATTTCCACACCCGCACAACTAGAGAATGTGCTCGAGATCCTCAAAGTTCTCATCAAGGAAGGGTCCCAAGCACCAGCGGGTTATCCCGGCGTCGTCCAGCCCCGCGCCCGTGCCCTCGAGACAGACGAGACAATGGAAGAGCAAGGCTGGCTTGCCAGACTCATCCACCTTATCCACTCCGAAGACAACGACACCCAATTCCGCCTCTTGCAAATGACGAGAAAGGCCTACGCCGAAGGCAACGAGCGCatccgcaccaccaccccaccgcTCATCACCGCCGGCCTCAAGCTCGCGCGCCGCTTCAAGAAGAGGGAGCACTACGACGACAACTGGTCTTCCCAGTCTTCCGCCTTGTTCAAGTTTCTGCACTCTGCCGTCTCAACGCTCTACACAAGAGTCAATGGCTCCGGCGCGGCGGAGTTGTCTCTGAGACTCTTTTGCTCGTGCGGGCAGGTGGCTGACCAGACGGgctttgaggaggtggcgtATGAGTTTTTTGCGCAGGCCTTTACGGTGTACGAGGAGGCGGTGAGCGATTCGAAGGCGCAGTTTCAGGCTGTTTGTGTTATTGCGAGTGCGCTGCACAGGACGAGGAACTTTGGGAAGGAAAATTATGATACGCTGATTACGAAGTGTGCGCAGCATGCGAGCAAGCTGTTGAGGAAGCCGGATCAGTGCAGGGCTGTGTATTTGGCTAGTCATTTGTGGTGGGCTACGCccggggcgggggaggaggaggaggagggagggggggat CTCTATCGTGACGGCAAGAGGGTGCTCGAGTGTCTGCAGCGGGCGTTGAGGGTGGCGGATAGCTGCATGGAGACTGCGACGAGCATTGAGTTGTTTGTCGAGATTTTGGACCGTTATGTGTATTATTTTGATCAGAAGAATGAGTCG GTCACAACGAAATACCTCAACGGCCTTATCGAGCTTATACACTCCAACCTTGCCGGCAACCAGCAGGACAGCGCGAGTGTGGACGCTAGCAAGAAGCACTTTTTGCAAACGTTGGAGATTATCAGGAGTAAGGAGtatgagggggtggtgttgacacCGAAGTGA
- a CDS encoding hypothetical protein (COG:S; EggNog:ENOG503PEV2), with protein MVSKIFCAIGAVLAQLAHGAVIVPIANYAVNEVEWNLPIDPNVPTGPREVVTGTVQEAIAKMEISHPGWTQNFTAAGTSMSLVTTARRINMATHVRLLIEPQNAETVRWGLIG; from the exons ATGGTCTCCAAGATCTTCTGCGCCATCGGCGCTGTTCTCGCCCAGCTCGCCCATGGCGCCGTGATTGTTCCCATCGCCAACTACGCCGTCAACGAGGTCGAGTGGAATCTTCCCATCGATCCTAACGTTCCCACCGGCCCACGCGAGGTCGTCACCGGCACAGTCCAGGaggccatcgccaagatggAGATCTCCCACCCCGGCTGGACCCAGAACTTCACCGCTG CTGGAACGTCTATGTCACTGGTGACAACTGCTAGACGAATCAACATGGCAACGCATGTTCGCTTGTTGATCGAGCCGCAGAACGCAGAGACGGTTAGATGGGGTCTCATTGGCTGA
- a CDS encoding hypothetical protein (CAZy:AA3; EggNog:ENOG503PBPR; COG:E): MSLSKFCLLASASLVSLTTGLSTPHANIKRQVSQLRESYDFVIVGGGTSGLTVADRLSEAFPQKTVLVVEYGDVEYAPSSFDPPVDWYGPNSFQSASLWVFFSQPNPEYNNLTALSFAGQVVGGSSAINGQFFDRPSRHDLDSWTQLGVSSDWNWRGMFPYFKKSIKFTAPSAQVAQQYNYTWDLSSYGGTTPIHSSFPPFQWADNSVVLNGWRELGVHTRQDCAGGDKEGLCAVPTSQHPITARRSHAGLGHYADVVGTRSNYDLLVKHQAVRVVYPNGVNSGPPLLDVRSLTTNARFNITANAEVVLSAGAYHTPTVLLRSGIGAANILAASGITQVLELPGVGANLQDHPGSTGVAWNYTKPGNWTPMPEEMADPTFKADATAAFDEVPARGPYTMALGNQAIYISLPNTTPNYLSIIRKILRQTVDGSAASFLPADYRDNAALARGYRDQLAVLAKLLLNPKAPNLETPWSTGYSAAAILLHPLSRGTVRLNPADHLAQPIVDSRHGSNPVDFDMQLANVKWSRRLLDTPTMKRYGAVETAPGEAVQSDAELLAFIKSAATLSYQHPCCTAALGPKNKGGVVDNKLRVHGAKGLRVVDISVLPLVISAHTSSTAYALGEKAADVIIKEWR, encoded by the exons ATGTCGCTTTCCAAGTTCTGTCTGTTGGCGTCTGCCTCGTTGGTGAGCTTGACCACCGGGCTGAGCACACCACATGCCAATATCAAGCGTCAGGTCTCCCAGTTGCGTGAGAGTTATGACTTTGTCATTGTTGGCGGAGGTACAAGTGGTCTCACGGTAGCTGATCGGTTGAGTGAAGCTTTTCCACAGA AAACTGTACTGGTTGTTGAGTACGGCGATGTTGAGTACGCTCCATCAAGCTTCGATCCACCGGTCGACTGGTATGGGCCGAATTCATTTCAAAGCGCCTCCCTCTGGGTATTTTTCTCCCAGCCGAACCCCGAATACAACAACTTGACGGCCCTCAGCTTTGCGGGGCAAGTGGTCGGTGGAAGCAGTGCTATCAATGGCCAATTCTTCGATCGGCCATCACGTCACGATCTTGATTCCTGGACCCAGCTCGGCGTTTCTTCAGACTGGAACTGGCGGGGAATGTTTCCCTATTTCAAAAAG AGCATCAAGTTCACCGCACCATCAGCACAGGTGGCTCAGCAGTACAACTACACCTGGGATCTTTCTTCTTACGGCGGCACGACACCCATCCATTCCAgttttccccccttccaatGGGCCGACAACTCCGTCGTCCTGAACGGCTGGAGGGAGCTGGGTGTCCACACACGTCAGGACTGCGCTGGCGGTGACAAAGAAGGTCTCTGTGCAGTTCCTACTTCACAGCATCCCATCACTGCAAGACGTTCTCATGCTGGGCTTGGCCACTACGCCGATGTAGTTGGGACTCGTTCCAATTACGATCTGCTTGTGAAGCATCAGGCAGTCAGAGTCGTCTACCCCAACGGAGTCAATTCTGGCCCTCCACTTCTCGATGTCCGATCGCTAACCACCAATGCTCGGttcaacatcaccgccaaTGCTGAGGTTGTTCTCTCGGCTGGCGCctaccacacacccactGTTCTTCTTAGAAGCGGCATCGGTGCTGCCAATATCCTTGCAGCGTCTGGAATTACACAGGTGCTTGAACTGCCAGGAGTCGGTGCCAATCTTCAGGATCATCCTGGGAGCACAGGCGTGGCTTGGAACT ACACCAAGCCTGGAAACTGGACCCCAATGCCAGAGGAAATGGCCGACCCAACTTTCAAGGCTGATGCCACGGCTGCGTTTGACGAGGTGCCAGCGCGCGGTCCTTACACCATGGCCTTGGGCAACCAGGCCATCTACATTTctctcccaaacaccacacccaaCTACCTCAGCATCATTCGCAAAATCCTCAGACAGACAGTAGATGGATCCGCAGCATCCTTCCTGCCAGCCGACTACAGAGACAACGCAGCACTGGCCAGAGGTTACAGAGACCAGCTCGCCGTCTTggccaagctcctcctcaaccccaaggCCCCCAACCTCGAAACCCCATGGTCAACAGGTTATTCCGCCGCAGCGatccttcttcatcccctcaGCCGTGGGACGGTCCGCCTCAACCCGGCAGATCATCTTGCTCAGCCCATTGTTGACAGCAGACACGGCAGCAACCCAGTCGACTTTGACATGCAGCTTGCTAATGTGAAGTGGTCACGAAGACTGCTTGACACACCCACGATGAAGCGCTACGGCGCGGTGGAAACTGCCCCGGGTGAAGCTGTGCAGAGTGATGCGGAGTTGTTGGCGTTTATCAAGAGCGCTGCGACGTTGAGTTATCAGCATCCGTGCTGCACTGCTGCGTTGGGACCGAAGAATaaggggggtgtggtggaTAACAAGCTGAGGGTGCACGGggcgaaggggttgagggtggtggatatcAGTGTTTTGCCTTTGGTTATCAGTGCGCATACGAGCTCGACGGCTTATGCGCTGGGTGAGAAGGCTGCGGATGTTATTATCAAGGAGTGGAGGTGA
- a CDS encoding hypothetical protein (EggNog:ENOG503P60V), producing MPSPPGTKVPVTWQPPADPDKPACPYRRNFTVDIKSHTPPPPFGGRDYGRGETRTAVPDQTLRSIKHTELVMRNPPLGTANPPAQKTATLTINGELAVADGRGAQLAICTFMPKIAGQRAFPAVAKIYDALYYSFRNKDIPSVPVDVTFDADKDYSREAAAYEHLNKEREAGALAPRYFGSWTFNVTIRIGGTIQQRPVRMILIENVPGPSISQLCLPNSGVALDRASRLEILGRVLDGNARLLFKGIAQNDLAARNVICAYPPGTMPSAMRQPPQRIVLIDYNAAIVYEKTRHGIRPWQRPRSALPPNPMELYWQDTLVEFRGWIPSEWEATPRLRQEWLRSRFGGQNAAKYAPLKTTLEIAK from the coding sequence atgcCTTCACCTCCCGGAACTAAAGTCCCTGTGACGTGGCAACCGCCGGCGGACCCGGACAAGCCTGCCTGTCCGTACCGCAGAAACTTCACGGTGGACATCAAGAGCCatactcctcccccaccttttGGTGGCCGAGACTACGGTCGTGGTGAAACACGGACAGCAGTGCCCGACCAGACTCTGCGTTCTATTAAGCATACCGAACTTGTCATGAGGAACCCACCCCTGGGAACAGCCAATCCGCCAGCGCAGAAGACTGCAACACTGACCATCAATGGCGAGCTCGCCGTCGCCGATGGCCGGGGTGCACAGTTAGCCATTTGCACCTTCATGCCAAAGATCGCTGGGCAGCGCGCCTTCCCGGCCGTGGCAAAAATTTACGACGCGCTGTATTACTCATTCCGCAACAAGGACATACCATCTGTGCCTGTCGATGTTACCTTCGATGCGGACAAGGACTACAGCCGTGAGGCCGCAGCCTACGAGCACCTGAACAAGGAAAGAGAAGCGGGCGCACTGGCCCCAAGATACTTTGGCTCTTGGACCTTCAACGTGACCATCCGAATTGGCGGCACCATTCAGCAACGTCCAGTTCGTATGATTCTCATCGAGAACGTCCCTGGACCTAGCATCAGCCAGCTTTGTCTTCCCAACAGCGGAGTCGCTCTTGACCGGGCATCTCGCCTGGAGATCCTGGGGAGGGTGCTAGATGGCAATGCGAGATTGCTGTTCAAAGGAATCGCACAGAACGATCTGGCTGCCCGTAACGTCATCTGTGCTTACCCACCAGGCACAATGCCCAGCGCCATGCGGCAGCCTCCCCAACGAATCGTCCTGATCGACTACAATGCCGCCATTGTATATGAAAAGACAAGGCATGGAATTCGGCCATGGCAGAGACCGAGGTCCGCGCTCCCACCGAACCCCATGGAGCTCTACTGGCAAGATACACTCGTGGAGTTCCGAGGCTGGATCCCATCAGAGTGGGAAGCGACACCCAGGTTGCGTCAGGAGTGGTTGAGAAGTCGCTTTGGAGGACAGAATGCGGCCAAGTATGCACCACTCAAGACAACACTGGAGATTGCCAAATAG
- a CDS encoding hypothetical protein (EggNog:ENOG503NV1R; MEROPS:MER0015691; COG:O; COG:P), with protein MPSEKQRYEPVPPIPTYDEAVASGSNSDWQQRDLAPSPIDDSGAGAVEGQSLLRGSRHAHNPTDPASQRGSRPGGYRAPTVETDDEDSLFSSDDSDSDEETRQVRREMQELEIDDSDVRGGSRPSWGKRIGLSLPQWRWRWKWKLPRLRRRAATAEESNTDPEAANAETETPASRFAFPQFGSAALLLLVARILAIFMLLGFLYLIFASDMFTSMARRMGSTAFPPERIRLYIENSMNPDHLAEYSKRYTSYAHLAGTEGDFALMEYTEAQFRRHGLENVRRDTYHVYLNYPKAGGRAVEILGDDSKVKWTAKLEEDEVGGETTGRQTYAFHGHSKSGDVKGPLIYAHYGSREDFQTLKDRGIDTKGAIALVRYYGTQTDRALKVKAAELAGFAGCLIYTDPKDAGYLKGPTAPLGRWMPADGVQRGSVSLMSWVVGDVLTPGWGSKKDQPRVKVDQAEGLVKIPSLPLGWRDAQILLQHLKGHGQHIPDGWAGGVPSIDEWWTGNLSSPIVRLKNEQDEVEKQAIWNVYGRIGGIEQDAKSIIIGNHRDAWAFGAADPASGTAVMMEVIRVFGNLLAQGWRPLRTIEFMSWDAEEYNLIGSTEYVEQNDDFLRENALAYINLDTAVTGGEFHAAGNPVFKKLLLEVLARTTDEHYPDPKNQFKSLLDLWNERSADLEGLGAGSDYVAFQDIAGTASIDLHFDGPGYPAHSSYENHDWMAVEGDPSWVYHTILCRVVGLLAFELSNRPIMPFDMPAYADKLSEWVGDLETWARNQTGYDEKIFKVTKLRDAADEVGMAVRRFVKWETEWENKVIATNGYETNGLGDMRAEYNSRMGRFDSDLLDIDGIPGRKQFKHVVFGPQRWSSYDEGYFPAVRDAIEDGQWEEAMRRLEKVAGIMVKAAENLAAR; from the exons ATGCCTTCCGAAAAACAGCGGTACGAACCGGTACCTCCGATACCGACCTACGATGAGGCCGTcgccagcggcagcaacagcgacTGGCAGCAACGAGATctcgccccctccccgatcGACGATTCCGGAGCCGGCGCAGTAGAGGGGCAATCCCTCCTAAGGGGCTCCCGACATGCACACAATCCTACAGATCCTGCCTCACAGCGTGGCAGCCGACCAGGTGGCTACCGAGCGCCAACTGTTGAaaccgacgacgaagacaGCCTGTTCAGCTCCGATGATTCCGATTCAGATGAAGAGACCCGCCAAGTGCGCCGGGAAATGCAAGAGCTGGAGATTGACGACTCGGACGTGCGCGGGGGAAGCCGGCCGTCGTGGGGGAAGCGCATAGGGCTCTCACTACCACAGTGGCGCTGgaggtggaagtggaagtTACCAAGATTACGTCGCCGAGCTGCAACGGCTGAGGAGAGCAATACCGACCCGGAGGCGGCAAATGCAGAGACAGAAACACCAGCCTCGCGCTTTGCGTTCCCCCAGTTTGGGAGTGcggcgctgctgcttctggtcGCCCGcatcctcgccatcttcatgcTCCTGGGATTTCTCTACTTGATATTCGCCAGCGACATGTTCACCAGCATGGCCAGGAGAATGGGAAGCACCGCGTTCCCGCCGGAGAGGATCAGGCTGTACATCGAGAATTCCATGAATCCAGATCATCTTGCAGAGTACTCCAAGCGCTACACCAGTTATGCGCATCTGGCAGGGACCGAAGGAGATTTTGCGCTCATGGAGTACACCGAAGCCCAGTTCCGTCGGCATGGATTGGAAAATGTTAGGCGAGACACGTACCATGTTTACCTCAACTACCCCAAGGCTGGGGGCAGAGCAGTGGAGATTCTGGGTGACGACAGTAAAGTCAAGTGGACGGCCAagttggaggaagatgaagtcGGTGGTGAAACGACAGGCCGTCAAACATACGCTTTCCATGGACATTCCAAGTCAGGGGATGTCAAAGGGCCCCTGATTTATGCTCACTACGGCTCGAGGGAGGACTTCCAGACGCTAAAGGACAGAGGCATCGACACCAAGGGTGCGATTGCCTTGGTCAGATACTATGGCACCCAAACTGACAGGGCActcaaggtcaaggctgcTGAGCTCGCCGGATTTGCAGGTTGTCTCATCTACACAGATCCAAAGGATGCCGGGTACCTGAAGGGTCCGACAGCACCATTGGGCCGTTGGATGCCAGCTGATGGTGTCCAGAGAGGCTCCGTGAGTCTGATGAGTTGGGTAGTGGGTGATGTGTTGACTCCCGGCTGGGGCAGTAAGAAAGACCAGCCTCGTGTCAAGGTTGACCAGGCCGAGGGTCTCGTCAAAATCCCCAGTCTTCCCCTTGGCTGGCGCGATGCCCAAATTCTCCTTCAGCATCTCAAGGGACATGGGCAACATATTCCCGATGGCTGGGCCGGCGGTGTCCCTTCCATCGACGAGTGGTGGACCGGCAACCTTTCATCACCCATTGTCCGCCTCAAGAATGAGCAAGATGAAGTCGAGAAGCAAGCTATCTGGAATGTCTACGGCCGCATCGGTGGCATTGAGCAGGATGCAAAGTCTATCATCATCGGCAACCACCGCGACGCCTGGGCCTTTGGAGCTGCCGACCCCGCCTCTGGAACAGCCGTCATGATGGAAGTCATCCGAGTGTTTGGCAACCTCCTGGCGCAAGGCTGGCGCCCCTTGCGCACAATCGAGTTCATGTCCTGGGATGCGGAAGAATACAACCTCATCGGCTCGACAGAATACGTCGAGCAAAACGACGACTTCCTACGTGAGAACGCGCTCGCAtacatcaacctcgacacgGCCGTGACCGGGGGCGAGTTCCACGCCGCCGGCAACCCCGTCTTCAAGAAGCTCCTGCTCGAAGTCCTAGCCAGGACAACAGACGAGCACTACCCCGACCCGAAAAACCAGTTCaaatccctcctcgacctctgGAACGAACGCTCGGCCGATCTGGAAGGACTCGGCGCCGGCTCGGACTATGTCGCTTTTCAGGACATCGCCGGTACCGCCTCCATCGACCTCCACTTTGATGGGCCTGGCTACCCGGCCCACTCGTCGTACGAGAACCATGACTGGATGGCTGTTGAAGGGGACCCGTCTTGGGTCTACCACACTATTCTTTGCCGCGTCGTCGGCCTTTTGGCATTTGAGCTGTCTAACCGCCCAATCATGCCGTTTGACATGCCCGCTTACGCGGATAAGCTTTCGGAGTGGGTTGGTGATTTGGAAACCTGGGCGAGAAACCAAACAGGTTACGACGAGAAGATCTTCAAGGTCACGAAACTCAGAGACGCGGCCGATGAAGTCGGGATGGCGGTTAGGAGGTTTGTAAAGTGGGAGACGGAGTGGGAGAATAAGGTTATTGCGACGAATGGGTACGAGACGAACGGGCTAGGGGATATGAGGGCTGAGTATAATTCTaggatggggaggtttgATTCGGATTTGTTGGATATTGATGGG ATACCGGGAAGGAAACAGTTTAAACATGTGGTTTTTGGGCCGCAGAGGTGGTCGAGTTATGATGAGGGGTATTTCCCTGCTGTGAGGGACGCGATTGAGGACgggcagtgggaggaggcgatgaggaggttggagaaggtggcggGGATTATGGtcaaggcggcggagaaTTTGGCTGCGAGGtga